A part of Aegilops tauschii subsp. strangulata cultivar AL8/78 chromosome 2, Aet v6.0, whole genome shotgun sequence genomic DNA contains:
- the LOC109779061 gene encoding plant UBX domain-containing protein 1 — protein MEAEYPQINPLFLCSRRRKREEDEGGLELLLSMDLDEEETRPEQQAPPRVPDKLKAVSQELGHEIRIFTSTTFELMTSKLAKADQEEDDDFYELQPSDYYKLISNRLAEQSKVLKTRKIREAELAAQRARLTKAVARVRFPDGYILEAEFHPSEMVHSLVDLLMKVIARPDLPFYLYTVPPKKRIMDTSQDFYTIGFVPGANVFFSYDLPEGSELNTDAVKSGPYLREEIRTLDGLSLQSEPSDQPDDSKTNSDSAHQSYAFQSDSAPPPAANKKSAKPKWFKR, from the exons ATGGAGGCAGAGTACCCCCAAATAAACCCTCTCTTCCTCTGCTCCAGGCGCCGGAAAAGGGAGGAGGACGAGGGAGGGCTCGAGCTCCTACTGTCCATGGATCTCGACGAGGAGGAGACGCGGCCGGAGCAGCAGGCGCCGCCCCGGGTTCCG GACAAGCTGAAAGCAGTGTCACAAGAGCTTGGACATGAGATCCGGATATTTACAAGCACAACATTTGAGCTAATGACTAGCAAATTGGCCAAGGCAGATCAGG AGGAAGACGATGACTTTTATGAGCTTCAGCCTAGTGATTATTACAAGTTGATTTCAAATAGGCTTGCAG AACAATCGAAAGTTCTGAAGACTCGTAAAATAAGGGAAGCAGAACTTGCTGCTCAACGAGCAAGGCTAACAAAG GCAGTGGCGAGGGTTCGATTCCCTGATGGTTACATTCTTGAGGCTGAGTTCCATCCATCAGAGATGGTACATAGTCTGGTGGATCTTCTCATGAAAGTAATTGCTAGACCAGACCTGCCATTCTATCTTT ACACAGTTCCTCCAAAGAAGCGAATAATGGACACCTCGCAGGACTTCTACACAATTGGCTTTGTTCCTGGAGCTAATGTCTTCTTTTCTTATGATCTGCCAGAAG GGTCGGAGTTAAATACAGATGCTGTAAAATCCGGACCATATCTCCGTGAAGAAATTCGAACTTTGGATGGACTGTCACTTCAGTCGGAACCTTCTGACCAACCTGATGATTCAAAGACAAATTCTGATTCAGCTCATCAGTCTTATGCATTCCAATCTGATTCtgcaccaccaccagcagcaaATAAGAAATCAGCCAAACCAAAGTGGTTCAAAAG GTGA